The following are encoded together in the Vibrio splendidus genome:
- a CDS encoding RnfH family protein, which produces MTIESDMIHVEVVFALPHEQRVFTLVVNKNATVEEIIAQSGVLELYPEIDLAKNKVGVFSRNVKLDATVRDKDRIEIYRALLADPKEIRRKRAEQAKAAAAKS; this is translated from the coding sequence ATGACTATTGAATCGGATATGATCCACGTAGAGGTTGTGTTTGCGCTTCCGCACGAGCAGCGTGTGTTTACCTTGGTAGTGAACAAGAACGCGACCGTTGAAGAGATCATCGCACAGTCTGGTGTTTTGGAACTGTATCCAGAAATCGACTTAGCGAAAAACAAGGTTGGCGTATTCAGCCGTAACGTTAAGCTAGATGCGACGGTTCGTGATAAGGATCGTATCGAAATCTACCGTGCACTGTTAGCCGATCCAAAAGAGATTCGCCGTAAGCGTGCTGAGCAAGCAAAAGCGGCCGCTGCTAAATCGTAA
- the bamE gene encoding outer membrane protein assembly factor BamE has protein sequence MRIKKWLVAVPLALTMLTGCSLLEKLVYRIDINQGNYVEQEAVDQLKFGMTKTQVRYVMGSPMLIENGYPDTWYYIYHHQKGHEDPIQKNLVVNFDATGTLVTINGDFEASDEFFESLR, from the coding sequence ATGCGAATTAAAAAGTGGTTAGTTGCAGTTCCACTTGCACTAACAATGTTGACCGGTTGCTCTCTACTAGAGAAGTTGGTTTATCGAATTGACATCAATCAGGGTAACTATGTTGAACAAGAAGCTGTCGATCAGCTCAAGTTTGGCATGACAAAAACACAAGTTCGTTACGTTATGGGCTCACCGATGCTTATCGAAAACGGCTACCCAGATACGTGGTATTACATTTACCACCACCAAAAAGGCCATGAAGACCCTATTCAGAAAAACCTAGTCGTTAACTTTGATGCCACAGGGACTCTAGTAACGATCAACGGTGATTTTGAAGCCAGTGATGAGTTCTTCGAAAGCCTTCGCTAG
- the recN gene encoding DNA repair protein RecN: MLAHLSVNNFAIVKSLQLELSKGMTTITGETGAGKSIAIDALGLCLGGRSDAGMVRQGEEKTEVSAAFLLENNLHATRWLEDNELLDGGECILRRTISKEGRSRAFINGSPVPLSQLKSLGQLLINIHGQHAHHQLMKSDYQMAMLDQYAGHLNLLKSTRNAYQAWRQADNHLKELRENSQQNQAQKQLLEYQIKELNELSIGEEEYEDLEQEHKRLSNSGELATTCQQAIELIYEGEEVNALGILQSANNSLIQLAELDERLAELPSLLSEAIIQIEETNNELRTYLDSIDVDPGRMAYVEERFSKVMSMSRKHHVLPEELYKHHQDLLQQVEALDCSDEKLEELANEVENQYQSFVAKSEKLHKSRTRYAKELNKLITQSMHELSMEKAQFAIEVNNTNTHPSPLGMDNVTFIVSTNPGQPMQPIAKVASGGELSRISLAIQVITAQKVDTPSLIFDEVDVGISGPTAAVVGKMLRKLGESTQVMCVTHLPQVAGCGHQQLFVAKNTKSGKTETQMHTLDEQQRVSELARLLGGSQITESTLANAKELLIAA, from the coding sequence ATGCTGGCTCATCTAAGTGTTAATAATTTCGCTATTGTTAAGTCTTTACAGCTAGAACTCTCTAAAGGCATGACAACAATCACCGGTGAAACGGGTGCGGGTAAATCTATCGCTATCGATGCTTTAGGCTTATGTCTTGGGGGAAGATCCGATGCAGGAATGGTTCGACAAGGTGAAGAAAAAACCGAAGTCAGTGCTGCTTTTTTACTTGAGAACAATCTACACGCTACCCGCTGGTTAGAAGACAACGAGCTGCTTGATGGCGGTGAATGCATATTACGTAGAACCATCTCTAAAGAAGGTCGTTCTCGCGCATTCATTAACGGCAGTCCTGTCCCTCTTTCACAATTGAAATCGCTTGGGCAGCTGTTGATCAACATTCACGGTCAACATGCGCACCATCAGTTGATGAAAAGCGATTACCAAATGGCCATGCTTGATCAATACGCAGGCCACTTGAACCTGTTGAAATCGACACGTAATGCTTATCAAGCCTGGCGACAAGCCGATAACCACTTGAAAGAGTTACGTGAAAATAGCCAGCAAAATCAAGCTCAAAAACAACTTCTTGAATACCAAATCAAAGAGTTAAATGAGCTGTCTATTGGGGAGGAAGAATATGAAGACCTCGAACAAGAGCATAAGCGCCTCTCCAATAGCGGAGAATTGGCCACAACCTGTCAGCAAGCTATCGAGCTTATTTATGAAGGCGAAGAAGTTAATGCGCTTGGTATTCTGCAATCGGCCAATAACTCCCTGATTCAGTTAGCTGAGCTTGATGAAAGATTGGCTGAATTGCCGAGCTTACTGTCTGAAGCCATTATTCAGATTGAAGAGACCAATAACGAATTAAGAACCTACCTAGACAGCATTGATGTCGATCCGGGTCGTATGGCTTACGTTGAAGAGCGTTTCTCTAAAGTGATGTCGATGTCTCGTAAGCACCACGTATTACCAGAAGAGCTTTATAAGCACCATCAAGACTTATTACAACAAGTTGAAGCGCTGGATTGCTCTGATGAAAAGTTGGAAGAATTAGCAAATGAGGTAGAAAACCAATACCAATCGTTCGTTGCTAAATCAGAGAAGCTTCATAAATCTCGAACTCGTTATGCAAAAGAGCTCAACAAGCTAATCACGCAAAGCATGCACGAACTGAGCATGGAAAAAGCGCAATTTGCCATTGAAGTGAACAACACCAACACGCACCCTTCCCCATTGGGTATGGATAACGTGACCTTCATTGTTTCGACCAACCCTGGCCAACCAATGCAGCCAATTGCCAAAGTAGCTTCTGGTGGTGAGTTATCACGAATCTCACTAGCGATTCAGGTGATAACAGCTCAAAAAGTGGATACACCAAGCCTTATTTTCGATGAAGTCGATGTGGGTATCAGTGGACCAACGGCTGCGGTTGTCGGAAAAATGCTACGTAAGCTGGGCGAATCTACGCAGGTGATGTGTGTGACTCACTTACCTCAAGTTGCCGGTTGCGGTCACCAACAGCTATTTGTTGCGAAGAACACGAAATCGGGAAAAACAGAGACCCAAATGCACACGCTTGATGAACAACAACGCGTTTCAGAGCTTGCTCGACTGCTTGGTGGTAGCCAGATTACCGAATCGACGCTTGCCAACGCAAAAGAGTTATTAATCGCAGCTTAG
- the nadK gene encoding NAD(+) kinase, translated as MKKPFEVIAIIGKPRDQQAIQTHRELYQWLSTEGYQVFVDDRLSSILDDIPQEHFSSLIELGKRADLAIVVGGDGNMLGAARILSRFDISVIGVNRGNLGFLTDLNPENFQSALTDVLKGEFMEEERFLLETEIHRHGQIKSHNAALNEAVLHPGQVAHMIEFEVYIDDSFAFSQRSDGLIVSTPTGSTAYSLSGGGPILSSSLNAISLVPMFPHTLSSRPLVVDGKRRIKLIVSPDNRGTQEVSCDGQISLPVSPGDEIHIYQSPNVLKLIHPKDYNYYHVLRNKLGWSSKLF; from the coding sequence ATGAAAAAGCCATTTGAAGTCATCGCAATTATTGGTAAACCTCGAGATCAGCAAGCAATTCAGACTCATAGAGAGCTCTATCAGTGGTTAAGTACTGAGGGTTATCAAGTGTTTGTTGATGATAGGCTCTCCAGCATTTTGGACGATATCCCACAAGAACATTTTTCTAGCCTGATTGAATTGGGTAAACGTGCCGATCTCGCAATTGTTGTGGGTGGTGATGGAAATATGCTCGGTGCCGCTAGAATCTTGTCACGTTTCGACATTTCAGTGATAGGTGTTAACCGAGGTAATCTTGGTTTCCTAACCGATCTCAACCCTGAAAACTTCCAGAGCGCGCTGACTGATGTGCTTAAGGGGGAGTTCATGGAAGAAGAGCGCTTCTTACTTGAAACTGAAATTCATCGTCATGGCCAGATAAAAAGCCACAATGCAGCCCTTAATGAGGCTGTACTGCACCCCGGCCAAGTCGCGCACATGATCGAGTTCGAAGTGTATATCGATGACAGCTTCGCCTTCTCACAGCGCTCTGATGGCTTGATCGTCTCAACACCGACAGGTTCTACCGCCTACTCGCTTTCTGGCGGCGGCCCTATCCTGTCATCAAGCCTAAATGCTATCTCACTAGTGCCAATGTTCCCGCACACCCTTTCAAGCCGCCCACTTGTGGTGGATGGAAAGCGTCGTATCAAGCTGATCGTATCGCCTGATAACCGCGGTACACAGGAAGTCAGCTGCGATGGCCAAATCTCGCTACCGGTTTCTCCTGGCGATGAGATCCACATTTACCAAAGCCCGAATGTGCTCAAGCTGATCCACCCTAAAGACTACAACTACTACCATGTTCTACGTAACAAACTAGGCTGGTCGAGTAAGCTGTTCTAA
- the grpE gene encoding nucleotide exchange factor GrpE, with amino-acid sequence MSNEENKVTEEELDQIIAEAEKVEEAELNEDAADEQESKIAQLEAALLSSESKVKEQQDSVLRAKAEVENMRRRTEQEVDKARKYALNKFAEGLLPVIDNLERAVQAADAENEAVKPILEGVELTHKTFVDTVAKFGLTEINPEGEAFNPEFHQAMSIQESPDHESNTVMFVMQKGYELNGRVIRPAMVMVAK; translated from the coding sequence ATGAGCAACGAAGAAAACAAAGTAACCGAAGAAGAGCTAGATCAGATCATTGCTGAAGCTGAGAAAGTTGAAGAAGCTGAACTGAATGAAGACGCGGCTGATGAGCAGGAATCAAAAATTGCTCAACTAGAAGCCGCACTGCTTTCTAGTGAGTCTAAAGTGAAAGAGCAGCAAGATTCTGTTCTTCGCGCAAAGGCTGAAGTTGAGAATATGCGTCGTCGTACTGAGCAAGAAGTGGATAAAGCACGTAAATACGCGCTAAACAAATTCGCTGAAGGCCTACTACCTGTTATCGATAACCTAGAGCGTGCAGTACAAGCTGCAGATGCTGAGAACGAAGCGGTTAAGCCGATTCTTGAAGGTGTTGAGCTAACTCACAAAACGTTCGTAGATACAGTGGCTAAATTTGGTCTTACAGAGATCAACCCTGAAGGTGAAGCATTCAACCCTGAATTCCACCAAGCCATGTCTATTCAAGAAAGCCCAGACCACGAGTCAAACACTGTGATGTTTGTTATGCAGAAAGGCTACGAGCTTAACGGCCGTGTTATTCGCCCTGCAATGGTAATGGTTGCTAAGTAA
- a CDS encoding dicarboxylate/amino acid:cation symporter, producing MDKSLSSKIFVGLFAGLIIGTAIQYLFSGIAIFDTYLLGAAEGAGGMFVSLIKLLVVPLVYVSIVCGIVELKDIRSFGRLGGKTFGLYIINTIIAISAALTIGLIFQPGAGANLAGTVSETIALTTTETPDIFSLVVNIVPSNPVEAFASGDMLQIIFMAILTGLAIQALDSRGGPAIKTFKMANEIMMKLIGLVMSLAPYGVFALMIQLGATLDANTLMSVAGYVALVVAMLVFWIFFFYPMMVGSFTGISPKQFLRATREQILFSLSTASSNATIPVTMRTLTDKLNVSKSVAGFGVPLGATMNMSGVSIYIALATMFVANAFGQPINTADIFTLGLTILLLSIGAGGVPGGGVVMVGVLLHQLGLPPEGLAIVAAVDRICDMFCTSSNVVGDTAVNTIVAKSENEIGVEANEEAELKKAEA from the coding sequence ATGGACAAATCGCTCTCAAGTAAGATTTTTGTAGGCTTGTTTGCCGGCCTTATTATTGGTACTGCTATTCAGTACCTATTCAGCGGCATTGCTATTTTTGATACGTACCTACTCGGCGCTGCTGAAGGTGCTGGTGGTATGTTCGTATCACTTATCAAGTTGCTTGTAGTACCTCTTGTATACGTATCTATTGTTTGCGGTATCGTTGAGCTAAAAGATATTCGTTCATTCGGTCGTCTTGGTGGTAAAACCTTTGGTCTTTACATTATTAACACCATCATCGCGATTTCAGCTGCTCTAACGATTGGTCTTATTTTCCAACCGGGTGCTGGTGCGAATCTAGCGGGTACAGTTTCTGAGACAATTGCGCTTACAACAACTGAAACGCCAGATATCTTCTCTCTTGTTGTAAACATCGTTCCTAGCAACCCTGTAGAAGCATTTGCAAGTGGCGACATGCTGCAAATCATCTTCATGGCTATTCTGACTGGTCTTGCTATCCAAGCTCTTGATTCTCGTGGTGGCCCAGCTATCAAGACATTCAAGATGGCTAACGAAATCATGATGAAGCTTATCGGCCTAGTAATGAGCCTTGCGCCATACGGTGTATTTGCTCTGATGATTCAATTAGGTGCAACACTTGATGCAAACACGCTAATGTCAGTTGCTGGCTATGTCGCGCTTGTTGTAGCAATGCTTGTGTTCTGGATCTTCTTCTTCTACCCAATGATGGTTGGTTCATTCACTGGTATTTCTCCAAAGCAGTTCCTACGTGCAACTCGTGAGCAAATCCTTTTCTCACTATCGACTGCAAGTTCGAACGCGACGATTCCAGTAACAATGCGTACTCTGACGGACAAACTGAACGTATCTAAGTCAGTGGCAGGTTTCGGTGTACCACTAGGTGCAACAATGAACATGTCTGGTGTATCTATCTACATCGCACTAGCAACTATGTTCGTAGCAAACGCATTCGGTCAGCCAATCAACACTGCTGACATCTTCACTCTAGGTCTAACTATCTTGCTACTGTCTATCGGTGCTGGTGGTGTTCCGGGCGGTGGTGTTGTAATGGTCGGTGTTCTATTGCACCAACTAGGTTTGCCACCAGAAGGTCTAGCGATTGTTGCTGCTGTTGACCGTATCTGTGACATGTTCTGTACTTCTTCTAACGTTGTTGGTGATACTGCGGTTAACACTATCGTAGCGAAATCTGAAAACGAAATCGGCGTTGAAGCTAACGAAGAAGCTGAGCTAAAGAAAGCAGAAGCATAA
- the dnaK gene encoding molecular chaperone DnaK, which translates to MGRIIGIDLGTTNSCVAVLDGDKPRVLENAEGERTTASVIAYTEGETLVGQPAKRQAVTNPQNTLYAIKRLIGRRFEDEEVQRDIEIMPFNIVKADNGDAWVEAQGQKMAAPQVSAEVLKKMKKTAEDFLGEEVTGAVVTVPAYFNDAQRQATKDAGRIAGLDVKRIINEPTAAALAYGLDKQGGDRTIAVYDLGGGTFDISIIEIDEVEGEKTFEVLSTNGDTHLGGEDFDNRMINYLVDEFKKEQGIDLKADPLAMQRVKEAAEKAKIELSSTTQTDVNLPYVTADATGPKHMNIKVTRAKLESLVEDLVQRSLEPLKVALADADLSVGEITDVILVGGQTRMPMVQAKVTEFFGKEPRKDVNPDEAVAMGAAVQGGVLAGEVKDVLLLDVTPLSFGIETMGGVMTKLIEKNTTIPTKADQVFSTAEDNQSAVTIHVLQGERKQATYNKSLGQFNLEGIQPAPRGMPQVEVTFDLDADGILNVSAKDKATGKEQKITIQASGGLSEEEIEAMVQEAEANKEADKKFEELVTSRNQADQMIHGTKKQVEEAGEALPADEKAKIEAAIEALESVKSGDDKEAIDAKVQELMQAAQKLMEIAQQKAQAEQAGADAGEQPKQDDDVVDAEFEEVKEDKK; encoded by the coding sequence ATGGGTCGAATCATTGGTATTGATTTAGGTACTACTAACTCTTGTGTTGCTGTTCTTGACGGTGACAAACCACGCGTATTAGAAAATGCTGAAGGCGAACGCACAACAGCATCGGTAATCGCATACACTGAAGGCGAGACGCTAGTTGGTCAACCTGCGAAACGTCAAGCAGTTACTAACCCTCAAAACACGCTATACGCGATTAAGCGTCTAATCGGTCGTCGTTTTGAAGATGAAGAAGTTCAACGCGATATCGAAATCATGCCTTTTAACATTGTTAAAGCTGATAACGGTGATGCATGGGTTGAAGCGCAAGGCCAAAAAATGGCTGCTCCTCAAGTATCTGCTGAAGTTCTTAAGAAAATGAAGAAAACAGCTGAAGACTTCCTAGGCGAAGAAGTAACTGGCGCAGTAGTAACTGTTCCTGCTTACTTCAACGATGCTCAACGTCAAGCAACGAAAGATGCTGGCCGTATCGCTGGTCTAGATGTTAAACGTATCATCAACGAACCTACTGCTGCTGCTCTGGCTTACGGCCTAGACAAGCAAGGTGGTGATCGCACTATCGCTGTATACGACCTTGGTGGTGGTACATTCGATATCTCTATCATCGAAATCGATGAAGTAGAAGGCGAGAAGACTTTCGAAGTTCTTTCAACTAACGGTGACACTCACCTTGGTGGTGAAGATTTCGATAACCGCATGATCAACTACCTAGTAGATGAGTTCAAGAAAGAGCAAGGTATCGACCTTAAAGCTGATCCACTAGCAATGCAGCGTGTTAAAGAAGCAGCAGAAAAAGCGAAAATCGAGCTTTCTTCTACTACTCAAACTGACGTAAACCTACCTTACGTTACTGCTGATGCGACTGGTCCTAAGCACATGAACATCAAAGTGACTCGTGCGAAGCTTGAGTCTCTAGTTGAAGACCTAGTTCAACGTTCTCTTGAGCCACTAAAAGTTGCTCTAGCAGATGCTGACCTATCTGTAGGCGAAATCACTGACGTTATCCTAGTGGGTGGTCAGACTCGTATGCCTATGGTTCAAGCTAAAGTAACTGAATTCTTCGGTAAAGAGCCACGTAAAGACGTGAACCCTGACGAAGCTGTTGCAATGGGTGCTGCTGTTCAAGGTGGTGTACTAGCTGGTGAAGTTAAAGACGTTCTTCTTCTAGACGTTACTCCTCTATCTTTCGGTATCGAAACGATGGGCGGCGTAATGACTAAGCTTATCGAGAAAAACACAACTATCCCTACTAAAGCGGATCAAGTGTTCTCTACAGCTGAAGACAACCAAAGCGCAGTAACTATCCACGTTCTTCAAGGTGAGCGTAAGCAAGCGACTTACAACAAGTCTCTTGGTCAGTTCAACCTAGAAGGTATCCAACCAGCACCACGTGGCATGCCACAAGTTGAAGTGACATTCGACCTAGATGCTGATGGTATCCTGAACGTATCTGCTAAAGATAAAGCGACGGGTAAAGAGCAGAAGATCACTATCCAAGCATCAGGCGGTTTGTCTGAGGAAGAGATCGAAGCAATGGTTCAAGAAGCAGAAGCGAACAAAGAAGCTGACAAGAAGTTCGAAGAGCTAGTAACTTCACGTAACCAAGCTGACCAAATGATTCACGGCACTAAGAAGCAAGTAGAAGAAGCTGGTGAAGCTCTACCTGCAGACGAGAAAGCTAAAATCGAAGCAGCTATCGAAGCTCTAGAATCAGTTAAGTCTGGTGACGACAAAGAAGCTATCGACGCTAAAGTTCAAGAACTTATGCAAGCAGCTCAAAAGCTAATGGAAATTGCTCAACAGAAAGCTCAAGCTGAACAAGCTGGTGCTGACGCTGGTGAACAACCTAAGCAAGACGACGATGTTGTAGACGCAGAGTTTGAAGAAGTTAAAGAAGACAAAAAATAA
- the dnaJ gene encoding molecular chaperone DnaJ — MSKRDFYEVLGVSRDASERDIKKAYKRLAMKFHPDRNQGDDSAADKFKEVKVAYEILTDSQKKAAYDQYGHAAFEQGGMGGGGGYGGGGQGDFGDIFGDVFGDIFGGGRRGGGQARAQRGSDLRYNMELSLEEAVRGVSKEIEVPTLVECDICDGSGAKAGSSAQTCGTCHGHGQVQMRQGFFAVQQTCPTCNGKGKIIKDPCNSCHGQGRKQKTKTLNVKIPAGVDTGDRIRLSGEGEAGEHGAPAGDLYVQVHVKEHNIFERDGNNLYCEVPVSFSMAALGGEVEVPTLDGRVNLKVPEETQTGRMFRMRGKGVKGVRGGGVGDLIVKLVVETPVKLSSRQKELLREFEETCCGEAASKHKPKSEGFFSGVKNFFDDLTK, encoded by the coding sequence ATGTCAAAACGTGATTTTTACGAAGTATTAGGCGTAAGCCGCGATGCATCAGAGCGCGATATTAAAAAAGCGTACAAACGCTTAGCGATGAAATTCCACCCGGACCGTAATCAGGGTGATGACAGCGCAGCAGACAAATTTAAAGAAGTAAAAGTAGCGTACGAGATCTTAACCGATTCTCAAAAGAAAGCAGCTTACGACCAATACGGCCACGCAGCTTTTGAACAAGGTGGCATGGGTGGCGGCGGCGGTTACGGCGGCGGTGGCCAAGGTGACTTCGGCGATATCTTCGGTGATGTGTTTGGCGATATCTTTGGCGGCGGTCGTCGCGGTGGTGGTCAAGCGCGCGCACAACGTGGTTCTGATTTGCGTTACAACATGGAGCTTTCTCTAGAAGAAGCCGTTCGTGGTGTATCTAAAGAAATCGAAGTACCAACTCTTGTAGAGTGTGATATTTGTGACGGTAGCGGCGCGAAAGCGGGTTCTTCTGCACAAACGTGTGGTACTTGTCATGGCCACGGCCAGGTACAAATGCGCCAAGGTTTCTTTGCGGTTCAACAGACTTGTCCTACTTGTAACGGTAAAGGCAAGATCATCAAAGACCCATGTAACTCATGTCATGGCCAAGGTCGCAAACAGAAAACGAAAACGCTTAACGTTAAGATCCCAGCAGGTGTTGATACTGGTGATCGCATTCGTCTATCTGGCGAAGGCGAAGCAGGGGAGCATGGCGCTCCAGCTGGCGACTTGTACGTACAAGTACACGTAAAAGAGCACAACATCTTTGAGCGTGACGGCAACAACCTTTACTGTGAAGTGCCAGTAAGCTTCTCTATGGCTGCTTTAGGCGGTGAAGTTGAAGTTCCAACACTAGATGGTCGTGTAAACCTTAAAGTGCCAGAAGAAACACAAACGGGCCGTATGTTCCGTATGCGTGGCAAAGGCGTGAAAGGCGTTCGTGGCGGCGGTGTGGGTGACCTAATCGTTAAACTAGTGGTTGAAACACCGGTTAAGCTAAGCTCTCGTCAAAAAGAACTACTGCGTGAATTCGAAGAAACATGTTGTGGTGAAGCGGCAAGCAAGCACAAGCCAAAGTCTGAAGGTTTCTTCAGCGGCGTGAAAAACTTCTTCGATGACCTAACTAAGTAA
- a CDS encoding type IV pilin protein, translating into MIRRNICNNNNLSIRGMTLIELLIAVAIVGILGAIAYPSYTNHVIKAHRVTAIADMTKIQLEMETLYTGNYASAAENIISGGTCLFCDTDTSRYTLAISASSTTYAIQAEPLSQQVNDGCLDSITDILELHHSGVSEPEACWK; encoded by the coding sequence ATGATTCGAAGAAATATATGCAACAACAACAACTTAAGCATTAGAGGGATGACATTGATCGAATTATTGATCGCAGTCGCCATCGTGGGGATACTTGGCGCCATTGCCTATCCAAGTTATACAAACCATGTAATCAAAGCGCATCGAGTCACAGCGATAGCTGATATGACAAAGATACAATTGGAAATGGAGACGCTGTACACGGGGAACTATGCATCCGCAGCGGAGAATATTATTTCCGGAGGGACATGTTTGTTTTGCGATACCGACACCAGCCGATACACGTTAGCGATTTCGGCGAGTAGTACAACCTATGCCATTCAAGCAGAACCACTTTCACAGCAAGTGAATGATGGATGTTTAGATTCAATTACCGATATATTGGAATTACACCACTCGGGTGTTTCAGAGCCAGAAGCGTGTTGGAAGTAA
- a CDS encoding GspH/FimT family pseudopilin, producing MTRGFTLLELLITVSVLSILIATAAPSFSSVTQTVKMQRLASELNGFLIQAKSESVKRNQDLWVHFSMDKNEEQSTGEWSLLLKPTEDLSGETLVMLSGQPFRDVSFSHNYTGARISFESVRGRPARGTIYLSPNTASTDRMLIKLSSPPGRIKVCGESSAQYGYDAC from the coding sequence ATGACTCGCGGGTTTACTTTATTAGAGCTTTTAATCACGGTGTCGGTGTTATCGATACTGATAGCGACGGCTGCCCCGAGTTTTAGTTCAGTAACGCAAACTGTGAAGATGCAGCGATTGGCTAGCGAGTTGAATGGTTTCCTTATTCAGGCCAAGTCAGAGTCAGTAAAAAGGAATCAAGATCTTTGGGTTCATTTCTCTATGGATAAAAATGAAGAGCAATCTACAGGGGAGTGGAGTCTGTTGTTGAAGCCGACCGAAGATCTCTCCGGCGAAACGCTGGTGATGCTATCGGGTCAACCGTTTCGAGATGTCTCATTTTCTCATAACTACACAGGCGCAAGAATTAGCTTTGAGAGTGTGAGAGGAAGGCCAGCAAGAGGGACGATTTACCTTTCTCCTAATACAGCTTCAACCGATCGGATGTTGATCAAATTATCCAGTCCACCGGGGCGAATTAAGGTGTGCGGTGAATCGAGTGCACAGTATGGCTATGATGCCTGTTAA
- a CDS encoding PilW family protein, which yields MAMMPVKSTAVAPSKQQGTSLIELMVASVIGVFAISIIGSVFITGQRIAKDKGIELLLLQNLTSTMQVMKEDIQRAGYDGSNGYSIKLSGASNTIQVSGGVAVGFVYFREGSNGNKDNRNIVYRKDGTKLQICEKGTTVSEAIPTFNQVTGCYSLFDDSLIEVDAFSVDAQLLEQNSIKTTLTDISITASIPTAGVTKSVSVSVKQRNWQ from the coding sequence ATGGCTATGATGCCTGTTAAATCGACAGCGGTAGCTCCTAGCAAGCAGCAAGGCACATCATTAATTGAGTTAATGGTGGCGTCTGTGATTGGTGTGTTCGCGATTTCGATTATCGGTAGTGTCTTTATAACAGGGCAGAGAATTGCTAAAGATAAAGGCATTGAGTTATTACTGCTGCAAAATCTAACCAGTACGATGCAGGTGATGAAGGAGGATATCCAACGGGCGGGCTACGATGGCTCTAATGGTTACTCAATCAAGCTGTCTGGAGCGAGTAACACCATCCAAGTGAGTGGCGGTGTTGCCGTTGGGTTTGTCTATTTCAGAGAGGGCTCGAACGGAAACAAAGATAATCGAAATATCGTTTATCGGAAAGATGGAACCAAGCTGCAAATATGTGAGAAGGGCACCACTGTATCTGAGGCGATTCCTACTTTTAATCAGGTTACTGGATGTTACTCACTTTTCGATGACAGCCTGATCGAGGTAGACGCATTCAGCGTTGATGCTCAGTTATTAGAGCAGAACTCTATTAAAACCACGCTTACCGATATCAGCATTACGGCTTCAATTCCAACCGCAGGTGTTACCAAATCGGTTTCGGTTTCCGTTAAACAAAGGAACTGGCAATGA
- a CDS encoding prepilin-type N-terminal cleavage/methylation domain-containing protein, whose translation MTSKQRGFSLIEVLISFLLIGVASLGLVKLQVYAEQKSDFALHSVEALHFAERQMEYYRTRVSDVSGAVGLIPFSQLNQANYCLNTTSSDPLSGLSDSGYAMTCEVENAAGALSGALKSITVSVAWQDRMNRSQSIYLETMLSKYSEFD comes from the coding sequence ATGACTTCTAAACAACGTGGTTTCAGTTTGATAGAGGTGCTTATCTCTTTTTTGCTCATCGGTGTTGCTTCGTTAGGGTTGGTTAAGCTGCAAGTTTATGCGGAGCAAAAGTCGGACTTTGCGCTTCACAGTGTAGAGGCACTTCACTTTGCTGAAAGGCAAATGGAATATTATCGAACGCGAGTCTCGGATGTGAGTGGGGCAGTAGGGCTTATTCCTTTTTCGCAACTCAATCAAGCGAACTATTGTCTCAACACGACAAGCTCAGATCCTTTATCCGGTTTGTCGGACTCTGGGTATGCGATGACTTGTGAGGTGGAGAATGCTGCTGGCGCTTTGTCGGGAGCGTTAAAAAGCATTACTGTTTCCGTTGCATGGCAAGATCGTATGAACCGTTCGCAAAGCATTTACCTCGAGACTATGCTCTCCAAATACAGTGAGTTTGATTGA